A single Hippopotamus amphibius kiboko isolate mHipAmp2 chromosome 5, mHipAmp2.hap2, whole genome shotgun sequence DNA region contains:
- the LOC130854332 gene encoding proline-rich protein 2-like, whose translation MASALHDAVLCLQLPDRASRGGLPQPAAPGTRAAAQPAVRLPPRPPARHLPDSREPQRMTVFLPGSTGPGPAPTPGTSAGGRCPLLFLAPGERERSLPRAEHPAGKTLPQRNHDPSPPRGGGEGGRRGAGPPNDPAYAPAWVPNFTSHSPAWHPQHRLSQLCVSPSTVGLLLATALGPVPRGGTRPHTASPLSSVVVTLPKVPRSWPPAASSLQASLGKLRQGGIIAHTFPPPWGPTAPPWGRLYPFRTTGPCVARGCRDHPQHLQLGK comes from the exons ATGGCCTCGGCCCTGCACGACGCAGTCCTGTGCCTCCAGCTCCCCGACCGTGCCTCCCGTGGGGGCCTCCCCCAGCCCGCTGCACCGGGCACCCGCGCAGCCGCGCAGCCCGCAGTCCGCCTGCCCCCTCGCCCGCCCGCCCGGCATCTCCCAGACTCCAGGGAGCCACAGCGGATGACCGTCTTCCTTCCCGGCAGCACTGGCCCcgggcctgcccccaccccaggcaccaGCGCGGGCGGCCGAtgccccctcctcttcctggcCCCAGGGGAGCGGGAGAGGTCCCTGCCAAGAGCTGAGCACCCTGCCGGGAAGACCCTTCCACAGCGGAACCACGACCCAAGCCCccccagaggaggaggggagggagggaggaggggagcaggccCTCCGA ATGACCCCGCCTACGCCCCCGCCTGGGTCCCCAACTTCACCAGCCACAGCCCTGCCTGGCACCCACAGCACCGGCTGTCCCAGCTCTGCGTCTCCCCGTCCACCGTGGGGCTGCTGCTGGCCACTGCCCTTGGCCCCGTGCCACGCGGGGGTACCCGGCCCCACACGGCATCCCCCCTCTCCAGCGTTGTTGTGACCCTTCCCAAGGTGCCCAGATCCTGGCCCCCCGCTGCCAGCTCCTTGCAGGCTtcactggggaaactgaggcaaggaggCATCATCGCCCACACCTTCCCACCCCCCTGGGGCCCAACGGCCCCACCTTGGGGACGCCTCTACCCCTTCCGAACCACAGGGCCCTGCGTGGCAAGGGGCTGCCGGGACCACCCCCAGCACCTGCAGTTGGGCAAATGA
- the LOC130854333 gene encoding collagen alpha-2(I) chain-like has translation MSWQPDEEGWGCVPACAGIPAPAGPTTRGALLQLRVRPLSGGTGGGGRGTESAATLGRPWAAGEAGPGAHASDPRLAFVSRTPRSLNGVSTPSARGAGAVPGGGRARGGRCPGEAALAPRPRRLGEPPASRALGRRDGTGGARSGAGAGLRARPARAACAALRTPAVRPHRQSPAEPSHRARETGAGTERRAAGGSRGVGSGGGSPAAGVPEPGAASRPILPREDATSARGDCGTGRAVPGVGRKRCPGGAAGGGAAGGGWSGGGLRRGEPHSPPARQRLGGARELRGVHAWVWVRFGIQAARRACRAGWAAGGAAQAPSQPCRSEAPAAHADAALAIYRPSLRRPRPEAMSGEDQEARAVAEDSSPSPGDTLPWNLEKTQRSRRGRGGPGGNGSVLDPAERAVIRIAGRSGSILGGAAAAAAAGAGGAPPGGQVRSLGPAGRGRGGGRRDERGRAPEPRSLRAPPAPPAARMAAPRPPGPPPDEQDFIQAYEEVREKYKGTAPPPRPAALTGPPAGQAGLRHRVRAGRPRAAQPRSPAAPQPRRRPRSTPAAAGAGGRGRALRGARSPWLPVRALPPRAAQGERSCWDLAWSLGSRSPPQTSPRQAGRIRGPRARLCQAVPLSQLSWAPGWWVCGMLLVGTVADPSVSVTGSPGLGRRAQVTGASGARPPHLQGGRARLWRLAQPGRAQPDRPRAGKQLPTGPELSWSFPGRTCS, from the exons ATGTCCTGGCAGCCGGACGAGGAGGGCTGGGGCTGCGTCCCCGCCTGCGCAGGGATCCCCGCCCCGGCCGGCCCAACCACCAGAG GGGCCCTGCTGCAGCTCCGGGTCCGACCTCTGTCTGGGGGGACTGGAGGCGGGGGCCGGGGCACAGAGTCCGCTGCTACTTTGGGGCGGCCCTGGGCAGCCGGCGAGGCCGGACCCGGCGCGCACGCGAGCGACCCCCGCCTCGCCTTCGTGTCGCGCACGCCCCGCTCCCTTAACGGCGTCTCCACGCCCtcggcgcgcggggcgggggccgtGCCGGGCGGTGGGCGTGCGCGCGGGGGGCGCTGCCCGGGAGAAGCCGCGCtcgcgccccggccccgccgcctcGGTGAGCCCCCGGCCTCGCGCGCACTCGGGCGCCGGGACGGCACGGGCGGCGCTCGctccggggccggggcggggctccGGGCTCGCCCCGCCCGCGCAGCCTGCGCAGCTCTCCGGACTCCGGCAGTCCGGCCGCACCGGCAGAGCCCAGCGGAGCCGAGCCACCGGGCACGTGAGACCGGGGCCGGGACCGAGAGGCGCGCGGCGGGCGGGAGCCGCGGGGTGGGGTCGGGTGGGGGCTCTCCCGCCGCAGGCGTCCCGGAACCAGGGGCTGCGTCGCGGCCCATCCTCCCTCGGGAGGACGCCACCTCCGCGCGCGGAGACTGCGGAACAGGACGGGCGGTGCCGGGTGTGGGCAGGAAACGCTGCCCGGGAGGTGCGgctggcggcggggcggcgggcgggggctgGAGCGGAGGCGGCCTGCGGaggggcg AGCCCCATTCACCTCCTGCACGCCAGCGCTTGGGGGGGGCCCGGGAGCTGAGGGGCGTGCACGCGTGGGTGTGGGTGCGCTTCGGCATCCAGGCGGCGCGGCGTGCGTGCCGTGCAGGGTGGGCTGCTGGAGGGGCGGCCCAGGCTCCCTCCCAGCCTTGCCGCAGCGAAGCTCCCGCGGCCCACGCTGATGCGGCGCTGGCTATTTATAGGCCTTCACTGCGGAGACCGAG GCCG GAGGCCATGTCGGGCGAGGACCAGGAGGCCCGGGCAGTGGCTGAGGACAGCTCGCCCAGCCCGGGGGACACACTGCCCTGGAACCTGgagaagacccagcgcagccggCGCGGCAGAGGTGGCCCTGGGGGGAACGGCAGTGTCTTGGACCCTGCCGAGAGAGCGGTCATCCGCATCGCAG GTCGCAGTGGCAGCATCCTAGgtggggcggcggcggcggcggcggcgggcgcgggagGGGCGCCCCCCGGCGGCCAGGTGAGGTCGCTGGGGCCGGCCGGGCGCGGGAGGGGCGGCGGCCGCCGGGACGAGCGCGGCCGGGCCCCGGAGCCGCGGAGCCTGCGAGCCCCGCCCGCCC CGCCCGCCGCCCGCATGGCCGCCCCGCGGCCGCCCGGCCCGCCGCCCGACGAGCAGGACTTCATCCAGGCCTACGAGGAGGTGCGGGAGAAGTACAAAGGTACggcgccgccgccccgcccggccGCGCTGACAGGTCCCCCGGCCGGACAGGCGGGCCTCCGGCACCGCGTCCGCGCTGGCCGTCCGCGCGCCGcgcagccccgcagccccgcagccccgcagccccgccgCCGGCCTCGCTCGACCCCCGCGGCCGCCGGCGCCGGCGGGAGAGGCCGCGCGCTCCGCGGAGCCCG CTCCCCGTGGCTGCCTGTGCGGGCGCTGCCCCCAAGGGCAGCTCAGGGAGAGAGGTCTTGCTGGGACCTTGCCTGGAGCCTGGGCAGCCGCTCTCCACCGCAGACCTCGCCCCGGCAGGCGGGGAGGATTCGCGGGCCCAGGGCTCGCCTCTGCCAGGCGGTCCCGCTCTCTCAGCTCTCCTGGGCCCCGGGCTGGTGGGTGTGCGGCATGCTTCTTGTTGGCACTGTGGCCGACCCGTCCGTCTCTGTGACCGGGTCGCCTGGGCTGGGTAGACGTGCTCAGGTGACAGGGGCCTCCGGAGCCCGGCCACCGcacctgcagggagggagggcccgCCTGTGGAGGCTGGCCCAGCCTGGTAGGGCCCAGCCGGAcaggcccagggcagggaagCAGCTGCCCACCGGGCCAGAGCTCTCCTGGTCGTTCCCAGGACGGACCTGCTCATGA